Proteins encoded within one genomic window of Paenarthrobacter sp. JL.01a:
- a CDS encoding alpha/beta fold hydrolase, giving the protein MVEGTVPRLFVDIREPRVSAGSLPALLIHGWASTSAYWEPLAEKLLDAGSPVWIPDLPGYHPGEILPPEFRWSLDSAAASLAATLEVKRSGPVHLVGHSLGGSVALTLAANHPELAATVTLVGMVPAPPYEGFRAMLESQWKQGFIDSETKDRCMKAWYGTLSERDKKLLGRGFDVPFEVLGPSGEAAMAGVDPSTPGRVHAPLLVLAGTEDRVRSMDQMSAFVDAAPGRTLRAIANAGHSVHWEQAQQCAEALLEFWRTNRPLPA; this is encoded by the coding sequence ATGGTTGAGGGCACGGTTCCGCGATTGTTCGTGGACATTCGCGAGCCACGTGTTTCCGCAGGGTCGCTCCCGGCGCTCCTCATCCATGGCTGGGCCTCCACCTCCGCATATTGGGAACCTCTGGCGGAAAAGCTGCTCGACGCCGGGTCGCCGGTATGGATCCCGGACCTGCCCGGGTACCACCCGGGGGAGATTCTGCCGCCGGAGTTTCGATGGAGCCTGGATTCAGCGGCCGCATCCCTGGCAGCGACCCTCGAAGTTAAACGCAGCGGCCCCGTCCATCTGGTGGGACACTCGTTGGGCGGCAGCGTAGCCCTGACGCTGGCTGCCAATCATCCGGAGCTGGCGGCAACGGTGACACTGGTAGGCATGGTCCCGGCGCCGCCCTACGAAGGCTTCCGGGCCATGCTGGAGTCGCAATGGAAACAGGGCTTTATTGATTCCGAAACCAAGGACCGCTGTATGAAGGCTTGGTACGGCACCCTGTCCGAACGCGACAAGAAGCTGCTGGGCCGCGGCTTCGACGTGCCGTTTGAGGTTCTGGGCCCCAGCGGCGAGGCTGCCATGGCCGGCGTCGACCCTTCAACGCCCGGGCGCGTCCACGCGCCGCTGCTGGTGCTGGCTGGAACGGAAGACCGCGTACGGTCGATGGACCAAATGTCCGCCTTTGTGGACGCCGCCCCGGGGCGGACCCTCAGGGCGATTGCGAACGCCGGGCACAGTGTCCACTGGGAGCAAGCCCAACAATGCGCCGAAGCGTTACTGGAGTTTTGGAGAACCAACCGGCCATTGCCAGCGTAA
- a CDS encoding four-carbon acid sugar kinase family protein yields the protein MILEADVLAAFPAEVRIPAQLVADAVAASSASSPRILVVLDDDPTGTQSVADLAVLTSWDVADFAWAFTYIRDNKTDPAVYVLTNTRSLDPAEAAARNEEIVRNALAAAAASADGLRLGFVSRSDSTLRGHYPLEPDTIAATVAAETGESTDGVVIVPAFPDAGRVTIGGVHYMRGDAGTLTPVAETEFAKDASFGFANSELALYVEEKSQGRFPASDVIVLDLNIIRAGAAAGDPAISAKAIADAIESATDSTPIVADIVTENDFRALALGLEEAERRGKKLLYRVGPPFVRGRIGQDIREALTGEEAFAGNTPSSGGGLIVVGSHVGVTTRQLNDLTSQHGSARTIEIDVEKLLAGETEAEAYIGTVVSDVVDALREGDVIVHTSRLLIKTDDAAASLKIARSVSAAVVAVVNRTLKTFPPRFVIAKGGITSSDVAAHGLEIRHGIVRGPMLPGIVSLWEPVDGPAKGIPYIVFAGNVGDDQSLTQVTRKLSATF from the coding sequence GTGATCCTTGAAGCCGACGTACTGGCCGCCTTCCCGGCGGAAGTCCGGATTCCCGCCCAGCTCGTGGCCGACGCCGTTGCCGCCTCCTCGGCGAGCAGCCCCCGCATCCTGGTGGTCCTCGACGACGACCCCACGGGCACCCAGTCCGTTGCCGATCTCGCTGTCCTGACCAGTTGGGATGTCGCCGACTTCGCGTGGGCCTTCACCTACATCCGGGACAACAAAACCGACCCCGCAGTATACGTACTGACCAACACGCGCAGCCTTGACCCCGCGGAGGCTGCAGCGCGGAACGAGGAAATCGTCCGCAACGCGCTCGCTGCCGCCGCGGCTTCCGCGGATGGCCTGCGCCTGGGTTTCGTCAGCCGGAGCGATTCCACCCTCCGCGGCCACTACCCCCTGGAACCGGACACGATTGCCGCCACCGTGGCCGCTGAAACCGGCGAAAGCACCGACGGCGTCGTGATCGTTCCGGCGTTCCCCGACGCCGGCCGCGTCACCATCGGCGGCGTGCACTACATGCGTGGCGACGCCGGCACGCTCACCCCAGTGGCCGAAACCGAATTCGCCAAGGATGCCAGCTTCGGCTTCGCCAACTCCGAGTTGGCTCTGTACGTGGAAGAAAAGTCGCAGGGACGCTTCCCAGCAAGCGACGTCATCGTCCTGGACCTCAACATCATTCGGGCCGGCGCCGCAGCAGGCGACCCCGCCATCTCCGCCAAGGCAATCGCCGACGCCATCGAATCCGCCACCGACTCCACTCCGATCGTGGCCGACATCGTCACGGAAAACGACTTCCGGGCCCTTGCCCTCGGCTTGGAAGAGGCAGAACGCCGCGGCAAGAAGCTCCTGTACCGCGTGGGTCCGCCCTTCGTCCGGGGCCGCATCGGCCAAGACATCCGCGAGGCCCTGACGGGAGAGGAAGCCTTTGCAGGCAACACGCCGTCCTCAGGCGGCGGCTTGATCGTGGTCGGCTCCCACGTTGGCGTGACCACCCGCCAGCTCAACGACCTCACCTCCCAGCACGGCTCGGCCCGGACCATCGAAATCGACGTCGAGAAGCTCCTGGCCGGCGAGACGGAAGCCGAGGCCTACATCGGAACTGTTGTGTCCGACGTCGTCGACGCCCTCCGCGAGGGTGACGTCATCGTCCACACCAGCCGCCTCCTCATCAAGACCGACGACGCCGCAGCGAGCCTGAAGATCGCCCGCAGCGTCTCCGCCGCCGTCGTCGCTGTCGTGAACCGTACGCTCAAGACCTTCCCGCCACGGTTCGTCATTGCCAAGGGCGGCATCACGTCCTCGGACGTAGCAGCGCACGGCCTGGAAATCCGGCACGGGATTGTCCGCGGACCCATGCTGCCGGGCATCGTCTCGCTGTGGGAGCCGGTCGACGGGCCCGCAAAGGGCATTCCCTACATCGTCTTTGCCGGCAACGTCGGCGACGACCAATCACTGACCCAGGTCACCCGCAAACTCAGCGCCACTTTCTAG
- a CDS encoding NAD(P)-dependent oxidoreductase: MTTSSNYTVTVLGLGAMGLPMATRLASEVTVHGFDIAEARLDLASAAGIKTFASAREASQDADALLLAVRNGEQLNDVLFGENGVAPVLKPGAVVILGSTVGTEAIPATVAKLAEYGVSLVDAPLSGGPKRAGEGDLLIVVGAEPEALEKARPALELLASTLTIVGDKPGDGQALKTVNQLLCGVHIAAAAEALALADALGLDQAKTLAALEAGAAGSFMLSNRGPRILEAYDEEGAEVLSRLDIFVKDMGIVGKATRAAGLAAPVAAAAEQLYLLGQAQGLAAADDSAVIKVVAPAKRTA, translated from the coding sequence ATGACCACCAGCAGCAACTACACCGTCACCGTCCTGGGCCTGGGCGCCATGGGACTGCCCATGGCCACGCGGCTCGCGTCCGAAGTCACCGTCCACGGCTTCGATATCGCCGAGGCGCGCCTCGATCTCGCCTCCGCAGCCGGCATCAAGACGTTCGCGTCGGCCCGCGAGGCCTCCCAGGATGCGGACGCACTGCTTCTGGCCGTCCGCAACGGCGAGCAGCTCAATGACGTCCTCTTCGGTGAGAACGGCGTGGCCCCGGTCCTGAAGCCGGGCGCCGTCGTGATTCTCGGAAGCACCGTGGGTACGGAAGCCATCCCGGCTACGGTCGCCAAACTGGCCGAGTATGGCGTTTCACTCGTTGACGCTCCGCTGTCCGGCGGCCCCAAGCGCGCGGGTGAAGGCGACCTTCTGATCGTCGTGGGCGCCGAGCCGGAGGCCCTGGAAAAAGCCCGTCCCGCCCTTGAACTGCTGGCCTCCACCCTGACCATCGTTGGGGACAAGCCCGGTGACGGCCAAGCCCTCAAGACCGTCAACCAGCTGCTGTGCGGCGTCCACATCGCCGCTGCCGCTGAAGCCCTGGCGCTCGCTGACGCCCTCGGACTGGACCAGGCCAAGACCCTGGCCGCCCTCGAAGCCGGAGCCGCCGGATCCTTTATGCTCTCAAACCGCGGTCCTCGTATCCTTGAGGCCTACGACGAGGAAGGTGCAGAAGTCCTCAGCCGCCTGGATATCTTCGTCAAGGACATGGGAATCGTGGGCAAGGCAACCCGCGCGGCCGGACTCGCCGCACCCGTTGCCGCTGCCGCAGAACAGCTTTACCTCCTCGGGCAGGCCCAAGGCCTCGCCGCCGCTGACGACTCCGCCGTCATCAAGGTAGTAGCGCCCGCCAAGCGCACCGCCTAA
- a CDS encoding GntP family transporter gives MNPLVNPLLVGAADAPAIKPAVELGTPLLLTIAAAGIALLLVLIIRFKIQAFVALLAVSILVGVAAQIPLKDIFTVVTNGVGSTMGKVALLIALGAILGRMIEVSGGVQSLATHFTEKLGAKRVAVALTAVGFLVAIPVFFEVGVIVLVPIVYAFAKIAKVHPIKFGLPMAGIMLSIHVAVPPHPGIVAGAGVFGADIGLITLISLIICVPLGFLSYWVASIMNRKDYELLPGVKAQVEEFGSDSLVHVGHDGPGARAVAPPRPGLIMFLIAAPIVQILLGTVGTLTIAKDNYWYGVASFIGNPFFALLVAVALSFFLLAVRRHWSLKETGEIFEGALPPIASILMVVAAGGVFGEVLRTSGIGAALSHTLDSLGLPVIVLGFIISLALRAAQGSATVAIVTTTGLLTSAVMEGGYSPAQIAVIVIAIGFGALGLSHVTDAGFWTVIRYYGLTVSDGLKTWTVLTTILGLAGFVLTYVAWILVGGLAH, from the coding sequence ATGAATCCCCTCGTCAACCCGCTTCTGGTGGGGGCCGCCGATGCCCCCGCCATCAAGCCCGCAGTGGAGCTGGGTACTCCGCTGCTCCTGACCATCGCGGCTGCAGGCATCGCCTTGTTGCTGGTGTTGATCATCCGCTTCAAAATCCAGGCATTTGTTGCCTTGCTTGCCGTCAGTATCCTGGTGGGTGTTGCCGCGCAGATCCCGCTCAAGGACATCTTCACCGTGGTCACCAACGGCGTCGGCAGCACCATGGGCAAAGTGGCCTTGCTCATCGCCCTTGGCGCCATCCTGGGCCGCATGATTGAGGTCTCCGGTGGCGTGCAGTCGCTGGCGACCCACTTCACCGAGAAGCTCGGTGCCAAGCGGGTAGCTGTGGCCCTCACCGCCGTCGGCTTCCTCGTTGCGATCCCGGTGTTCTTCGAGGTCGGGGTCATCGTCCTGGTCCCGATCGTTTACGCCTTCGCCAAGATTGCCAAGGTCCACCCGATCAAGTTCGGCCTGCCCATGGCCGGCATCATGCTCTCGATCCACGTCGCAGTCCCGCCGCATCCTGGCATCGTCGCAGGCGCCGGCGTATTCGGCGCCGACATCGGACTCATCACGCTCATCTCGCTGATCATCTGTGTGCCCCTCGGTTTCCTGTCCTACTGGGTTGCCAGCATCATGAACCGCAAGGATTACGAACTGCTCCCCGGCGTCAAGGCCCAAGTTGAGGAGTTCGGCTCCGATTCCCTGGTGCACGTTGGCCACGACGGCCCCGGTGCCCGCGCCGTTGCTCCGCCGCGTCCGGGCCTGATCATGTTCCTGATCGCCGCTCCGATTGTCCAAATTCTCCTCGGAACGGTGGGTACGCTCACCATTGCCAAGGACAATTACTGGTACGGCGTTGCCTCTTTCATTGGAAACCCGTTCTTCGCGCTGCTCGTTGCTGTAGCCCTGTCCTTCTTCCTGTTGGCTGTCCGCCGGCACTGGTCGCTGAAGGAAACCGGCGAGATCTTCGAAGGCGCCCTCCCGCCCATCGCTTCCATCCTGATGGTGGTCGCGGCCGGTGGTGTGTTTGGTGAGGTCCTCCGCACGTCCGGGATCGGTGCGGCGCTGTCGCACACCTTGGACAGCCTTGGCCTTCCGGTGATCGTGCTCGGCTTCATCATTTCTCTCGCCCTGCGCGCTGCCCAGGGTTCCGCCACTGTCGCCATCGTCACGACGACGGGCCTGCTCACCTCTGCCGTCATGGAAGGCGGCTACTCGCCCGCCCAGATCGCCGTCATCGTGATCGCCATCGGCTTTGGCGCACTGGGCCTGTCCCACGTCACCGACGCCGGGTTCTGGACCGTGATCCGCTACTACGGCCTCACCGTGTCCGACGGCCTCAAGACCTGGACCGTCCTCACCACCATCCTGGGCCTGGCAGGCTTCGTCCTCACCTATGTCGCCTGGATCCTGGTGGGAGGCCTGGCCCACTGA
- a CDS encoding class II fructose-bisphosphate aldolase, which produces MRASLDQLVTSALASGSAVPAFTCYDFTTALAVVSAAEEAGHGVIVLVAPKTASTSNGLRLISALRGLADSAAVPVSVQLDHASDVSVILSSVDAGADAVLADGSSLAYADNIALVREVRAALDAAGHADVVIEAELGGLAGDEDKAFGTSAEEPDAGPAVAGLTDPAQVADFVERTGAQLLAVAVGNVHGKYKGEPNIRWDVLQEIAARTEVPLVLHGASGIPAAELAKSPSLNVGKVNFNTELRTGILSTLESETATFRADGENLQGLLARWNGSAAGFAGATLELLRA; this is translated from the coding sequence ATGCGAGCTTCCTTGGACCAGCTGGTCACCTCCGCCCTTGCTTCCGGATCGGCCGTACCGGCGTTCACTTGTTACGACTTCACGACAGCTCTGGCCGTCGTGTCCGCAGCGGAGGAAGCCGGGCATGGCGTGATCGTGCTTGTGGCTCCGAAGACTGCTTCCACTTCCAACGGGCTGCGACTCATTTCTGCCCTCCGTGGTTTGGCTGACTCCGCCGCCGTTCCGGTATCAGTCCAGTTGGACCACGCTTCGGACGTGTCCGTGATTCTTTCTTCCGTGGATGCCGGCGCCGATGCCGTGCTGGCGGATGGTTCCTCGCTTGCCTACGCGGACAACATCGCCCTGGTCCGTGAAGTCCGAGCCGCGCTGGACGCGGCCGGCCATGCCGACGTCGTAATTGAAGCGGAACTTGGTGGCCTTGCGGGCGATGAGGACAAAGCGTTCGGCACCTCCGCGGAAGAGCCCGACGCCGGTCCCGCCGTTGCGGGGCTGACGGACCCTGCACAGGTGGCTGATTTCGTTGAACGCACCGGCGCGCAGTTGCTCGCCGTCGCCGTGGGGAACGTGCACGGGAAGTACAAGGGCGAGCCCAACATCCGCTGGGACGTGCTGCAGGAGATCGCCGCACGGACGGAGGTTCCGCTGGTGCTCCACGGTGCCTCAGGCATCCCTGCCGCGGAGTTGGCCAAGTCGCCTTCCCTGAACGTTGGCAAAGTGAACTTCAACACTGAGCTGAGGACCGGGATCCTGTCCACGCTGGAATCCGAAACGGCAACCTTCCGTGCGGACGGCGAGAATCTGCAAGGATTGCTGGCCCGCTGGAACGGTTCCGCTGCGGGCTTCGCAGGCGCCACGCTGGAGCTGCTCAGGGCCTGA
- a CDS encoding DUF1304 domain-containing protein has translation MILASLIFALIAALLHVYIFTMESITWTQPKTWKTFSITSQADAETTKPLAYNQGFYNLFLAIGALVGIIAVWAGSPQVGWTLVFSSCGSMLLAALVLAASGKKYLRAAAIQGTTPLLAVVLGILAVL, from the coding sequence ATGATCCTGGCCTCCCTGATTTTTGCCCTGATTGCGGCCCTGCTGCACGTTTACATTTTCACAATGGAGTCCATCACCTGGACCCAGCCAAAGACATGGAAGACGTTCAGCATCACCTCCCAGGCTGACGCCGAAACTACCAAGCCGCTTGCCTATAACCAAGGCTTCTACAACCTGTTCCTCGCCATAGGAGCCCTGGTTGGCATCATCGCGGTGTGGGCAGGCTCCCCGCAGGTGGGCTGGACCCTCGTCTTCAGTTCATGCGGGTCCATGCTCCTTGCCGCACTGGTCCTGGCGGCCAGTGGCAAAAAGTACCTCCGCGCAGCGGCCATCCAGGGCACAACGCCGCTGCTCGCCGTCGTGCTTGGAATCCTCGCCGTCCTTTAG
- a CDS encoding VOC family protein, translating into MTTSIFVNLPVSDLEASKAFYTALGYAINPNFTDETAACVVFSDTIYAMLLTHDKFSQFTKQPIADTKNSTAAIVAISADSREAVDELANKALEAGGSETYEAQDLGFMYSRAFRDLDGHHWEVLWMDEAAAQAGPPEH; encoded by the coding sequence ATGACTACGTCCATTTTCGTGAATCTGCCCGTGAGCGACCTCGAGGCGTCGAAGGCTTTCTATACAGCGCTCGGTTACGCCATCAACCCGAACTTCACCGACGAAACCGCGGCTTGCGTGGTCTTCAGCGACACGATCTACGCCATGCTGCTGACCCACGACAAATTCAGCCAGTTCACCAAGCAGCCGATCGCGGACACCAAAAACTCGACGGCGGCCATCGTCGCCATCTCAGCCGACAGCCGGGAAGCGGTAGACGAGCTGGCCAACAAGGCCCTCGAAGCGGGAGGCTCGGAAACCTACGAAGCCCAGGATCTTGGCTTCATGTACAGCCGTGCGTTCAGGGATCTCGACGGCCACCATTGGGAAGTGCTGTGGATGGACGAGGCCGCAGCCCAGGCAGGCCCGCCGGAGCACTGA
- a CDS encoding acyltransferase family protein: MKQEAFPVAGPTAAQRDPAIDLVRFTCLLLVVVAHCMMVSPVLHKDGTVETRNVLMEQAWFTPVLWVLMIVPLFFVLGGVTGLQSWRRLKSAGGTGFDFAQLRLLRLVRPAMALLAVMWGGLWIALLLGVHPQVIQLMTTGAAMPLWFLAAYLTAQLSIPLMARFHERSPLLTFLSLLVAVITIDSLRGTVPVLAFINLIFVWCAVQELGFMKADGFFEDRSLTWLVGTILSSNLVLGLVTGVGVYAGNMVVNINPPNLCLVLLGISQTATLQLLAPGVRWLGEVRWIRAVIAVAGRRSMTVYLWHLPVLVGMSGLLLLTDVPKPPAESADWWWARIPVFFAVVALLVPVVLLFGRLEDRPMAASHARGPARAAVVTAAVVVFVPVTDAALNGLTLALLGGGAACFALSVLLLGRVPTPVLSPAEAAPAEVRGRTLPAHDLRANLES, encoded by the coding sequence ATGAAGCAGGAGGCGTTTCCTGTAGCCGGCCCAACGGCTGCGCAGAGGGATCCGGCGATCGACCTTGTCCGCTTCACCTGCCTGCTCCTGGTGGTGGTTGCCCATTGCATGATGGTGAGTCCTGTCCTCCACAAGGACGGCACGGTGGAGACGCGCAACGTGCTGATGGAGCAGGCGTGGTTCACCCCGGTGCTGTGGGTGTTGATGATCGTTCCCCTGTTCTTTGTCCTGGGCGGGGTCACCGGCCTGCAGTCGTGGCGGCGCTTGAAGTCTGCCGGTGGGACCGGGTTCGATTTCGCGCAGCTGCGGCTTCTCCGGCTGGTACGCCCCGCCATGGCCTTGCTGGCCGTCATGTGGGGAGGCTTGTGGATCGCGTTGCTGCTTGGTGTCCACCCGCAAGTTATCCAGCTGATGACTACCGGCGCCGCGATGCCCTTGTGGTTCCTGGCCGCGTACCTCACGGCCCAGCTCAGCATCCCGCTCATGGCCAGGTTCCATGAACGTTCGCCGCTGCTGACGTTCCTGTCACTGCTGGTTGCGGTCATCACCATCGATTCCCTCCGTGGCACCGTCCCGGTGCTGGCGTTCATCAACCTGATCTTTGTGTGGTGCGCCGTCCAGGAGCTGGGATTCATGAAAGCCGACGGCTTTTTCGAGGACCGCAGCCTGACATGGCTGGTGGGTACCATCCTTTCCAGCAATCTCGTGTTGGGGCTTGTCACAGGCGTTGGCGTGTATGCGGGGAACATGGTGGTGAACATCAATCCGCCCAATCTGTGCCTGGTCCTGCTGGGCATCTCCCAGACCGCCACGCTGCAACTCCTGGCCCCGGGCGTGCGGTGGCTCGGCGAAGTCCGGTGGATCCGCGCGGTGATCGCCGTGGCAGGGCGTCGCTCAATGACTGTCTATTTGTGGCACCTTCCCGTGCTGGTTGGTATGTCCGGGCTGCTGCTGCTCACCGATGTGCCGAAGCCTCCGGCCGAATCAGCTGACTGGTGGTGGGCGCGCATACCCGTTTTCTTCGCCGTCGTTGCGCTGCTCGTGCCTGTGGTGCTGCTCTTCGGCCGGCTTGAGGACCGTCCCATGGCAGCCAGCCACGCGCGCGGCCCGGCCCGGGCGGCAGTGGTGACGGCCGCCGTCGTGGTCTTTGTGCCGGTGACGGACGCAGCCCTGAACGGGCTGACGCTTGCCTTGCTGGGTGGGGGAGCGGCCTGCTTCGCGCTGTCCGTTCTGCTGCTGGGCCGGGTCCCGACGCCGGTGCTGTCGCCGGCGGAAGCGGCACCGGCCGAGGTGCGGGGCCGTACGTTGCCAGCGCACGATTTACGTGCAAACCTCGAGTCATGA
- a CDS encoding GNAT family N-acetyltransferase yields MTENTDSLAESFRPGVTTLRNDKFHRYELHVDGELAVISQFMDKPGHIDFIHTETKPQFKGQGLANVLAHFALDDVVASGKRIIPHCPFIAGYLKRHEGYEQDVDWPKEKPPVESESGNN; encoded by the coding sequence ATGACCGAGAATACCGATTCACTGGCCGAGTCGTTCCGCCCTGGTGTTACCACCCTCCGGAACGACAAATTTCACCGCTACGAGCTTCATGTGGACGGGGAATTGGCGGTGATTTCTCAGTTCATGGACAAGCCCGGGCACATCGATTTCATCCACACTGAGACAAAGCCCCAGTTCAAAGGACAGGGCTTGGCCAACGTTCTGGCCCACTTTGCCCTGGATGACGTCGTGGCATCCGGAAAACGCATCATTCCGCACTGCCCCTTCATCGCCGGCTACCTGAAAAGGCATGAGGGCTACGAGCAGGATGTTGATTGGCCCAAGGAGAAGCCCCCGGTCGAATCAGAATCGGGCAACAACTAG
- a CDS encoding sigma-70 family RNA polymerase sigma factor, whose amino-acid sequence MDQLLVAGAGGASPKSAAGSESDPHLLNLVRQGVTEAFDTLYLRHAQIAQYVARAQSDNPSDADDVVAEAFASIFQSLKDGKGPREFFRSYLLTVVRRTAHERNRKARLTQTAADDAVLDAVVHDDDHVVGDLESSIMAQAFKSLPERWQAVLFHLDIEGLKPAAVAPLVGLTPNGVSSLAIRAREGLRQAYLQHHISRSVDEACDEFASQLGKYVRDALKRTSREKVDAHLAGCAKCTALLMELNDVQGGMRAVLFPLVAGVVFTPAAAASAGWSGAGAAAGATAASGKAAAVGFHGISQAWKITAALVVGSGTLAGVLTLLPQPNNGSSVAVAEAPASVPPVKTPAPLPVPSITLEPVPSVAAVPPPAPESQPPAVVIPPEEPLRRSAVVVDPGVVSSTTAPQTGAAAAPLTRTVEATFSAGKGSEPLERELQIQFSLDGDGSLTSGEAVFTLPDGVTFVGGQTVAPEGWDCSASAQQLRCASDALDPNQLTFVLTVTLPDNAGSGTLDYQFGGQGIVPKSFISTFH is encoded by the coding sequence ATGGATCAACTATTAGTGGCTGGGGCCGGTGGGGCGAGCCCAAAATCGGCGGCCGGCAGCGAGAGCGATCCCCACCTCCTCAACCTGGTCCGCCAAGGCGTCACGGAAGCTTTCGACACTCTTTACCTGAGGCATGCGCAGATCGCCCAGTACGTTGCCCGCGCGCAGTCGGACAACCCCAGCGACGCCGATGACGTCGTCGCCGAGGCCTTCGCTTCCATTTTCCAGTCGTTGAAGGACGGCAAGGGCCCGCGGGAGTTTTTCCGTTCGTACCTTCTGACTGTTGTGCGCCGCACCGCGCACGAGCGCAACAGGAAAGCCAGGCTCACGCAGACGGCCGCGGACGACGCCGTACTGGACGCCGTGGTCCATGATGACGACCACGTGGTGGGTGACCTTGAGTCGAGCATCATGGCTCAAGCCTTCAAGTCCCTGCCCGAACGATGGCAGGCCGTCTTGTTCCATTTGGATATCGAAGGATTGAAGCCTGCCGCGGTCGCGCCGTTGGTTGGCCTTACCCCTAACGGCGTGTCATCCCTGGCCATCCGTGCCAGGGAGGGCCTCCGCCAGGCGTACCTGCAGCACCACATCAGCCGAAGCGTTGATGAAGCCTGTGACGAGTTCGCCAGCCAGCTCGGCAAATACGTGCGCGATGCCCTCAAACGCACGTCGCGGGAAAAAGTGGACGCACATCTGGCGGGCTGTGCCAAGTGCACGGCCTTGTTGATGGAACTGAACGATGTCCAGGGCGGTATGCGCGCCGTCCTCTTCCCCTTGGTTGCGGGCGTCGTCTTTACCCCGGCGGCAGCCGCGTCTGCGGGGTGGTCCGGGGCTGGAGCCGCAGCCGGAGCCACAGCGGCTTCAGGCAAAGCCGCAGCCGTCGGTTTCCACGGAATCAGCCAAGCCTGGAAGATCACGGCAGCCTTGGTGGTTGGCTCCGGCACTCTTGCCGGGGTGCTCACGTTGCTCCCGCAGCCGAACAACGGTTCCAGTGTCGCCGTCGCCGAAGCTCCGGCCAGTGTCCCGCCGGTCAAGACGCCGGCGCCGCTGCCGGTTCCAAGCATCACACTCGAACCAGTACCAAGTGTCGCCGCGGTGCCGCCGCCCGCGCCCGAGAGCCAGCCTCCCGCCGTCGTGATTCCGCCCGAAGAACCGCTGCGAAGGAGCGCTGTCGTGGTGGATCCGGGTGTTGTCTCTTCGACGACGGCGCCACAGACTGGCGCTGCGGCGGCACCTCTGACGCGCACGGTGGAGGCGACGTTCTCGGCCGGCAAGGGTTCGGAACCCCTTGAGCGGGAGCTGCAAATCCAGTTTTCCCTTGATGGCGACGGTTCCCTGACGTCCGGCGAAGCCGTTTTCACGTTGCCCGATGGTGTCACGTTCGTTGGTGGCCAAACGGTGGCGCCGGAGGGCTGGGACTGCAGTGCGTCAGCGCAGCAGCTACGTTGTGCCTCTGATGCGCTGGACCCAAACCAGCTGACTTTTGTCCTGACAGTGACCCTGCCTGACAACGCTGGGAGTGGAACCTTGGACTACCAGTTCGGCGGCCAGGGGATTGTCCCCAAGTCGTTCATCAGCACGTTCCACTAA